Part of the Danio rerio strain Tuebingen ecotype United States chromosome 12, GRCz12tu, whole genome shotgun sequence genome, CCTTATTATATTAGAAATTAAGTAGAACATATCtgatataacattattatttgcatttaaatgaatGGACTGTTATTACATTTCTTTGACATGATAAATGCTCAAAAACagccaattttttaaatataattcttAAGGAACATAAATATTACTCCCAGTAATACATATATTGCTGATTTAGTTTTGAAACTACATCATAGCATACATAAATATTGATTTATCAGCGAATATCAAGTCAAAACTGACACGTTTATCCACATATCTGACAAAATTAACTCCATTTGCAGAATCAGATGATCAAAATCAAAAAGCAAAAGCACCAAATATTcaactttaaataggaaaatctgCACTAATGTTAATTCTATGGGGATTTACAACCTTTCCTTTATAAATAAGCattgtttttagatatttatgAACTGAATGCATTATGAGGGTTATTAATGCATGCATTTTGTGCTGATGTCACATTAAATATAGGatgcaattttaaaaacattagatataacaaagcaaaaacactttGCTTACAGAACACGGAGGAAGAAAGTAAAAAGCAACACCAGGGCTTTATTCTTGCCTAAATTTTCTTTTATTGAAAAAGGCCAGGGtgcaaatgtcaaataaaaagtaaaaataaaaaataaaagacaagcATATATTTTCAAGCATTTTAATACAAACTTAATATAAACTATTTCAGTCCCTCCTGACATGTAAGACACTGACTCAAAATACTTTGTTATACCATAATTTGTTTATCAAGTATTGCACAATGTAGGTACAAAATTAATATATACGATTACATTGTCCGTAATATAGCAAAAATCTGTTTGAACTCTTAACAGAAAATACAACTCTTTTTGTTTCAAAAAAGCAAATATTCCGCCACTGAACTCCCGACGCGAAGGAATATCCTGTACACAATCTTTAGAGTTTGAGCTAGGTTTCTTAAAGATGAATTTCTTTCTTAAAAAAAGgaaacgaacaaacaaaatatattataataacataAAGCTTCTGCAGCCATCACAGATCACTGGAGTAGTAAAAAGATATAAATGCAATACCATGTTGTAGAAACAATATATATACTCTGATATTTTACAAACTCTGTACTCAATTAAATTATACAATTAGAAAAAAGAGACCACGTAACCCCAGGTATTTCATATGTAGTGCCAATTTCTTAAAAATCAGCCAAGTCTTACccactttaaaatactgtaagAGGCCAGAACTTGAACTTCTGTGTTTTTTCCCAACATTTTAGAGTGTTTTTCTTCCAAAAAGGTAGTAAAAAatcgttttttttgttgtttttttttgcattattggCAAAAAAGGAAAAGACAACATTGACGTGTGTTGACCAGGCTTGgatgtgcatgtgtatatgtgtaagtgtgtgtgtgtgtgtgtgtaacacaaGCTTTTAGTACAAACTCAAGGGGGTCAAGAttgaaggaagaaagaaaataaatcaaattaaataacacCCTTGGGCACATGCGCTTATCGGTGACGACTGGGGTCTTGGTTTCCACATCGCAAGTGCGTCTTTGCCTTTCGTTTTCCTTTTTACGCCAACAATCGCTCCTCAGTTAGCCATGACCGGCTGGAACTGCTGGTTTGAATACTGCATGTTGCCCAGACTGAAGTTTAAGCCCTCTATGAGCGACTTGTCATTGACGTTCCCGTACGCCGTGAACACGTCGAAGGCATTGCCGTACGGCAACGGGCTGAGCGCGTTCTCGCTAGCGAATGCTGCGCTGGAGCCCTGCAGATTGGGGAACACAAACTCCTTGGCGTTGGGAGACAAAGCGGAGGGTTTCTGTGGCTGCGGACTCCCAAGACCGAAACCGTAGAGCGAATGCATGGAGCTGGAAATGGCTTTCTGCTTGAGGAGGCTGTTGACATTCAGGCCCAAATTGGTGGGCGATGTGCGTGCAACTTTCCCGCCGTTTCGGCCGCTGTTCTTCATTTTAGTGGAGCCGAATTTGGTGGCGGCAAATGAGGCGGTGGTGAAGGTTAAAGGCTGAGCGGAGCGTTGCGGCATGAAGGACGGACTGACCGACGCCGACTGACCGAATGGCGGCGGCGACGGAGAACTAGACTCGGAGGACACGCCCACCGGCTCGCTGATTGGCATGAACACCTGAGCCTCGGGGTTAAAACTGTTTCTGATTTCTTTATCCAACTCGGAGCCGTTTTCGCTATTATCGTCAATGTATAGCACCTTAACGGCTCCCTTTTCTCCAATCTGATAGGACACCTCGAAAGGGTCGATCCAAACGCTGAGGTCCTGAGGCAAGTTATTGCGGACATCTTCGATGTCCAGTCCGCTTTCTTTGGCTGCTTCTTCAACGACCGGATCTACTTTTTCGCCCACGTGGATACACCTAAACCCGGATCCTTTATATGGCTTATCGGGGTACCAATGTCCTTCGTATTTCTTCTTTAACTGCCTCTCCAGCTCCTCGCCGAAAATGTTGACTCGCCTCCGTGGGAGTTTGTTGTATAGATAGGAAATGATGAAGTTCAGCGCTACTTGTATTTCAAGCTGCATAGCTGTTTTAGTCGAGAGCTGCGTTTTTAAGTGTCGAGTGCTGCAAAAACCTCCAAGGCAGTAGTGATCAGTGGGTGCTGGTGGATGATGGGAAAAATCGTCTCCTTGAaaaggggaaagaaaaaaaaggcaagGTGTTCAGACTGAGCTCCACATTATGTAAACAAACACATCAAACCCTCCATCTGATCTGCTTTAAATTCAGCGCTGAGGGGGATTACATAACACGGATTCTCTTGCCTGCTTATTCCGTCAACTGTTGCGTAAAAACGCCTTTTATGCGAATTTAGGGCATCTGAGCACAATGCGACACAGCCAGGCGATATTGCGCAACAGATCGGCGATCGGATTTCCCGACGGTCGCGACCAATGGCGTGCAGCTCCGCTCGGGGCGTGTGTATATGTTGACCAAATTAGTATGTGTGATCGAATAAACATACGATACACACTGGATTCAATTTTCGACATGTATATTTGTTAGATTCCGCTGTAAACATGCGTCGGGCGTGTTTTAAACCCCGGTGAGCGTCGAACGCTCGGTTTGAGACGCGGCCATTATTATGATGAATATGGAATGAGAACATTCTGGATGCTTTGACGCGGTCAGGAGCGAAATAAACGagcaaaacaaacagcaaatgaaCGCTTACTGACGGAATGAACTTTGGCACGGTGGATGTTTTGGGATTGTCGTGTGGTCAGCAGAGCTGAGAACTGCCCTGATCACACATTTCCGtaaagcgcacacacacatacatacacatataggagagagagaggggctcACATGACTATGAGGCGAATTCATCATGAAACGAACCATTTATCAAACACATCCAGCTCTCATATCAAGCAGAATATTAATGATCACCGTCTTGAAGCGATAGCTAACTGAAACTCATCTAAAAAATGATTATATCAGATCCTCGGTCTTTAACCGTCGACGCGTCTTATTTCCATACAATAAACCGGTTATATCGTCTTTTCGTGCTCCACCGAGCTCGACTGTCAGCTATATTGTCATGATCTACCCCTTTAAGGAAATGACATTGAAATGCAGCGATGTATTTACTGAATGATCACATCAGCGCCAGATACTTACATTAAACGACCGTGTTTCTTCTCCGCTTCGGTTGCTAGCTAACAGATGTCGACGGGAATATTCCAGTTGGGTTGCATGGATGTGATTTAGTCGATTTTATGTTGATTTGTCTTTTAAAGTCTGTTGTCAGGCAATCCGACTCCCCACTGCCTGGGAGTTTTTACAACTCTGCCCTTTAAACTCGGCTCTGGATCTGCTTTATAGCGCTCCTCCGCCACGGACATGATGTGGGCGGTGATGCGGTTTCCAGAGGTCAAAACCCCAGCGGTGCTAACGATTGGACGAGCGCGCTGACGTCACATGTTTGCCTCTGAATTCACCTTTCTGGTTGGCTTTGCGCCGCGTCAATAATCAAAGCGTCCCGCCTCGTGACCAATAAGCGTGAAGTACATTCAAGGCTGGCGTTAAATGTTATGTATTAAGTATCTTCCTCCCACACGCAGATCTAAACACTATAATACATCGCCTGTTTTATTATGGTTTATGGAAAACTCCTTAAGCCCTCATAAATCTGTTTCCAGTGTTGTGTGTTCATACGAGCTCCTGACAGTATTAAATGCTGTGAGAATGCTGAATGTGTGTTGATTTCAGCAGGTTGAATAGAGCGCGGAGGGACTCTGGTCATTTGTCCACTGGGCTGTGATTTgtcgtttgtgtgtgttttgcgtCGACAGGTCTTCCTCAGCTATTGGCTGGCCGTGTTTTCGTCATCAGCGTGTATGCAAACACACGCTTGTTCAGGGTCTTCAATGTGGACCCCCAAATATAATAATCCTCTGCGAGGGACCCCAAAATAAAATGTCTTTCTGTAgaagatttacatttatttttctgggtaaaaaaataaatatatattatttgtattaaatatttatcctgcatttagtttacatttattatatatattctttGTACTGTGTTGATTAACtggtttattcatttgtttgcttgtttatacatttaaatacatttattattttaataatttatttaataatttatctgAATCGAGCTGTATGATTGCAGCTTAAAGTAATGGTTAGattattttaattacaatgtataattattttaattatttatcaattttgtTTATcctttttttcaatatatatatatatatatatatatatatatatatatatatatatatatatatatatatatatatatatatatatagatgagcattatcacacgagtagcaggtgcgatatggctgtatatcggcactgctgGGAGGCGCGCTTTGCCTCAAGGCTGCagaccgagtgccttagtgtcccaccagtgccgatatacagccatatggcactgctatgagtgtgatattgcgtttatacaacagttcgacagcataatcgtgtatataaaaaagattattaaacacggagagtctcaaaaacccttttgtatgaggaactactttattccaccattcattcacatctgtagagctagtgtttgaatgattctctagcgtaatgtctaaagtgaagacaaaacagctgattttgctcactttttaagattataaggctgaacagcatgaaatgtcgtgagtctacagagatttcccagtatttctgagTATGTGatatgagtcccatctcacactaaacacactacaattatatggtataaatacggcactacaacatacaaaagagaaagatcgaCTTGGAATACCTGTTTAATaaagatttgatcagctgtagtttgaaaatacgcagatctttttttccccctaagagcttattatgcagtctctgtcgccatctggTGGATGAACAACGTCAAcggtctttgctctgctcagtatgacaggctgatggagataaatattttaaataggcactatcttaataaataaactgcacagttgcaatctaaacaactgctTTCTTGCCTGAAttgcctcaaaagtacatgatgttgtccaacagctgcaatatttgtcagacTGTAGTGAGTTTTTtaatctgctgtcactctgtgtgggcggagtaatacacaagagtgaagaggctgtacaagtgctgatattgcagaatatcacacggctataagccaatcagattcgagaaccagacagaactgttgtgtattaCTCaacatacactatatatatatatatatataattacattttgaaatatatacattgtacatatataaattttttaaacagtaaaaacaatgaaaatttttttaatttttaacatttttgctgtattttggatcaaataaatacagGTTTGGTGAGCATTAATGTTTTACTGTTCTAAAACCTTTGATcaaatatactatactataaactATACTATTGTTTTACTTATGTTTTTATCTTGTctcttttttttgtctgtctgttttgtgCCAGGTATTTCAgtctgttttaaaaaaagaaagtattttCAAATGTATATGGCTAAAtcttatgcattttttaaaattatgcaaTATACCCAAGATGTGGCTAAACAACCTCACATGTCATCGTTATTTCTTTAAACATAGTTAAAACCATAGCAGCGTGCTTCTGTAATGCAGTGTAAATCAAAACCCAGCTCTTGATCAGTGCCGCATGCATATAGTAAGCTGATCCGCCGGGTTGTGTTGCTTTCTATAGCTTCAGGAATAGTACACAGAGCTCATATTTCATGTCTTGTAAGCCAAGCTCACATATGCAGGAGGTTTAAGGTTTTTGGCACAGGGAATTGTTATAAGCCCAACCAAATATAGGCTTTGTGTTCACAATATGCTGAGGAATATTGAAGACTCCAGGGCCCGAATTCACAAAGGCTAAAAGATGCAAAGCTCCTAATGCACAGATGTAGGAGAAAATCATCAAAATAATGGCGGTCAGGGCTAAATGTTAAACTCTTTTGCTCTCTTttgctcttgctgtgaggcgacagcactacctacagcgccactgcgtcTCCATTTATGTattctgtatttatatattttagtattatgttgtattttatacaacagttctgtctggttctagaATCTGATAGCCATGCggtattctgcaataacagcactcatacagcctcttcacccttgcgtattactccgcccacatacagcagcaAGCAGAGGATACTCTACAgtctgacaaatattgcagctgttggacaacatcatgtacttttgaggcttttttagtttagaatgtagttgtttagatcacaactatgcagtttatttataaagataatgCCTATTTGAAATATTTACCATTTCTGAGATTCAGCACATtggcggccatcagcctgtcatactgagcagagcaaagacggttgacgttgcaccacaagatggcgacagggACCGCATATTAAGTTCTTatgctgcgtttacaccagacgTTTACATCAGAGtgttttacatgttaagtcaatgcaaagatgcaaattGTGCTGCGCTAACCAATCATGAACTTTGTCCTGTAGGGGGGTAAttgtgcctgttgttggtgtcctggtgGATGACACCTgacaacagtttatcaaactgggcAGGGCTTAGTCGGAAGCATCGCttaaagcctccgtcatccagctGTAGTTTCTAGAGGAGTTGATAAACTCACAAAGCTGgtacacctctgaaaggatctagtggactcagacacggcgccGAATGAATCTAcgttgtttttcagccttcataaagcacataaacacagctgtgcgggagttttccgggagatgggtctgaaatacgggagagtgttggcaggtatggtgcacgatcacattggcaccctttatttagtcacgaggcgttaaacgttgacGAAAACAACGCGAGCAAAAAGCGTCCGGTTGTGAACAGGCCTTAACTCTTGCAAAAATGTTTGTACTCTTGCAAAAATTATCGTTATTTAATGTCAACAACATTAAAAGTAACAAACACTCTTTTCATAATGCAATTCTTGCCCTAATCTgcatttaaaaatgctaatttgaatatgctaatattttttaaacctttatttgaaTATGTAGAAACATTATAGGGTATTGCTCTATCGTTATCTGATTAAATCTCCGACAGAGACCCCTCCCTCTCCCAATCAACCAATCACTGTATTCATAGTTAATGACATCATCCATAGCACAAACCCCGCCCACACTCTCAGTTTAAATCGTCTCTATCTATAACGGTTGTtgctagaagagatacagctgcggccagaagttaacaagatttattatttatattatttattaaattactcattaatagtattttattaacatcttccCCAACCCCCACAGTAATATGTAGTAGTAATTATActgagtattattaataatacttattaaattactcattaaattgtattttattaatgtctacccctgcaccaaccctcacagtaatgtaaaaacagtcattatactgaatattattcatattatttattgaaattcccataaaatttagttttattaacatctacccctaaacccaacccttacagtaatataaaaacagcaattatacagatttttattcatattatttattaaattacccattaaattgcattatattaacgtctacccctaccccaaccatcacaacAATGTGAAGCAGTACTTATACTgagtattaattatattatttaataaattacccatCACTTacctaaatattaattattgttgaaCAGTGTCAAAATAAAAAGCTATATTAACGCGAGtctccacagctgtatcccttctaactATAATCCTCAAAAGTTCGTCTCGCagcttttaatataaaaaactttTAATGCCATCTAGAAGAACTCCCAGTGCTCTGATCAAATGTTTTGTGAATACAAGCAATGATATTAATCTCACATTAGCCTCACTGATCTCTGAACAGCTGTACTGTATACTGAGATTACTGT contains:
- the tob1b gene encoding protein Tob1b, producing MQLEIQVALNFIISYLYNKLPRRRVNIFGEELERQLKKKYEGHWYPDKPYKGSGFRCIHVGEKVDPVVEEAAKESGLDIEDVRNNLPQDLSVWIDPFEVSYQIGEKGAVKVLYIDDNSENGSELDKEIRNSFNPEAQVFMPISEPVGVSSESSSPSPPPFGQSASVSPSFMPQRSAQPLTFTTASFAATKFGSTKMKNSGRNGGKVARTSPTNLGLNVNSLLKQKAISSSMHSLYGFGLGSPQPQKPSALSPNAKEFVFPNLQGSSAAFASENALSPLPYGNAFDVFTAYGNVNDKSLIEGLNFSLGNMQYSNQQFQPVMAN